A region of Takifugu flavidus isolate HTHZ2018 chromosome 2, ASM371156v2, whole genome shotgun sequence DNA encodes the following proteins:
- the bola3 gene encoding bolA-like protein 3, with product MRILTINSRHIRTMFAFRRCATSTAVTALRALRSNQVTVSAHTQKCMSTQTDGEVRITKILKEKFPLAASLKVVDISGGCGAMYEVHIESMEFKGKRTIQQHQLVNQALKEEIQGMHGLRIFTNIPEK from the exons ATGCGGATTCTGACAATAAACAGTCGCCATATTCGCACAATGTTTGCTTTTAGGAGGTGTGCAACCAGCACTGCCGTCACTGCTCTGCGGGCCCTTCGCAGTAATCAA GTTACTGTTTCTGCCCACACGCAAAAATGTATGTCCACACAGACGGACGGAGAAGTCCGTATCACAAAGATACTGAAAGAGAAGTTTCCATTAGCCGCGTCCCTTAAAGTTGTAGATATATCAG GTGGTTGTGGAGCCATGTATGAGGTCCACATAGAGTCCATGGAGTTCAAGGGGAAACGGACTATTCAGCAACACCAGTTAGTCAATCAG GCACTTAAAGAAGAGATTCAAGGGATGCATGGACTGCGAATATTCACAAACATTCCAGAAAAATAG
- the LOC130520550 gene encoding LOW QUALITY PROTEIN: polycystic kidney disease protein 1-like 2 (The sequence of the model RefSeq protein was modified relative to this genomic sequence to represent the inferred CDS: inserted 1 base in 1 codon): MESFTLSILTCLMICFLTGACHADDDAHAFSCPEHQEGFDASCYEFVSKQQSFLNAQGWCEQGGGHLAFILNDEIQQFLLKHLEPGLDWWLGLAPAAPNLTLDTTATDGSLAWLDGSDISYSNWVNPPDTEAACGHILKHSGFQWEATANCSQELNFICQFESERSLACNDHNATLQCGSGQVIEIDDSFYGRKTIHYCRSELTTSPASSQEECSWIDVTESITARCHGQQSCQASVNLSSLGQPCPMLGSYLSIEYHCKNGLQLLLTKLAAVFDNVTITVRWLLQPFEGNLTCTLNAGDGHTIDPYSPVKMESTMMHKFSHPGVFTVSVECTTSDWRVTAEKTITVQEPVRQFGVIRCYSRNMSTDGNKCNVFHDGPVHVQVQVEQGTNISYGILLDDQLLANSSVDRGTTPYNITLSVNVMEKLGLGCHNLTLTASNKITGQPVSSGLELCVQEPVKGLQASIVTDGDDCPDSTDLVISVSLEKGAPVELLFSLTGATDALSEPRDMFNSSSKIYTFSSPLEGLSKVNVRAMNALSAFDVDVDLSKILHACQNYSDHSLDESGNSTIGNMSINNVKIIAAPDTLMDNSQSVSLNVTGPDLSPENGLTFEWKCRGNCKCGHKTKGDTHTIEKDCLPDPFDMIKYVVAVRRATWFRKPLKLGSASKCISVVPKKFTDVTISCEDCASISVNDHVKLRLNCVSTCPDVVWSIEDLKPDGLQKCHLKAGRKPLVDKQEGNTEYVVRSQQLKLSKETFRNISVVVYGKTEPGFANYTLPIPDAEPTKPSATGAPADPSPPSCSISPSSGTVLDAFDITCSVSAFCSTGCSYCFKTDTGNHLRCSSAAEVRSVYLPLGDMNNNYSLTVVVTVKNERGTTTSTVPTQVWKSSSSVEALQTTLEDTVSQLEQQGLLTGEALGQIFTSVSDMLNTEANQDQLDARMELREQMLTKISTVLLDSPSNTTNQVEVTARAVAGLTQRPDELSLAAQEEAGSLLVDLSSALNTLTINQDDGGEVVHAATPIVEAASNILNVSSSKKVSDFLLTGIDNVQSALLINKELNGEPAIIDSGQISVYVNRLSPENMQMQTINVQKNTSSKFSFPPLPTHIVSPEEPVDVRMMSFETNPYSWKEGNITGTVGSVSLTRMNGTTIPVRNLPEEIEILLPRLDIGRENNTVLDLANFSTVIIEVPSPDVTLVLKLEPSDEISFMLFLGYKDYPSDENYVAKTRIPLKNSTAEEKYTWVLSPNDRTEDVGLHYLVVKPIVEPGTKSVNATVTVISIAAQCKYWNETQSSWSEDGCRVGPLTTPLVTQCLCNHLTVFGSSFFVMPNLVDVSRTAELFATFTNNPVVVCFVGAIFAIYLLVVVWARRKDIQDSAKVKITLLEDNDPLAEYRYLLVFNTGHRRGAATSSQVTITLLGSEGESEPHHLTDPEKPVFERGGVDMFVLTTHFSLGELQSIRLWHDNSGEHPAWYVNKVIVQDLESDRKWHFLCNSWLAVDVGECSLDKVFPVATETDLKRFSNLFFMKTAKDFQDGHIWFSVINRPPCSTFTRVQRVSCCFSLLLCTMLTSIMFWGIPTDPSEQTMDLGHIEFTWQQVMIGVQSSIIMFPINLLIVSIFRNTRPREKATKADASNQGKKGRVSPSKPSSPKKESKDITPDTVMKDIKRIAQSLLKAMKSPVPDMELRPGQQVDINTLLSLLEDIIRLQNWAAGDFYTDEIKKDHSKTLSLHSVNLQDNSLYGSPEKTSEENPKRSGNSRYLYRQLHRVEKELGLLGPSGFPYPDRYNRAVQQVQGIKGLLEYDLPSSSLETAKLNGSVSLEESGDSSKKCCQRGLPWWFVFVGWTLVIATSGVSGYFTMMYGLTYGKDRSISWLISMLVSFFESLFITQPLKVLGFAAFFALVLKKVDQEEFGEPQINESLRYADPDMMCAVRRDSTCSFYQPPPPTDIERMRNNMIKEQKVFALIREILAYAGFMWMLLLVAYGQRDPNAFFLTQHIDRXFSKDISDSMSIQDVFNWANATLLSNLFGEYHGFITDGNSKLVGNARLRQVRVNKDSCHTASSMQQPGRDCHAQYSWDLENMGSYGPGWSSVVVDNTSQNLDSPWVYQSQGRLRAYPIWGNMMLYRGGGFVVDLGPDSQNSSRVLRYLYDNTWMDVYTQAVFVEFTVYNANVNLFCIVTLMFETTATGAFQFRTELQNVRLYQSTGGLHIFVMASEAIYFLFIFYYMVVQGKLMRQQRWAYFRSKWNLLELAIIILSWSALSVFIKRTLLGKRDIEYYQSNKDQYASFHETAKADAVLGYLIAFLVLLATIKFWHLLRLNPKLHMITATLQRAWADISGFLVVMAIMFLAYSIASNLMYGWKLYSYRTLLDSAQTMISLQLGIFNYEEVLDYNPVLGAFLIGSCIVFMTFVVLNLFISVVLVAFSQEQIYHKPSEDEEIVDLMLMKLGSLFGLKCKKQGEEDQTRNATSSNNEPSTISPGNSFSP, from the exons atggaaagCTTTACTCTCTCCATACTGACATGTTTGATGATTTGCTTCCTCACTGGCGCCTGTCATGCTGACGATGATGCACATGCCTTCTCGTGTCCAGAGCACCAGGAGGGTTTTGATGCTTCTTGCTATGAGTTTGTGTCCAAACAGCAATCCTTCCTCAATGCCCAGGGATGGTGTGAGCAAGGAGGAGGACACCTTGCTTTCATTCTCAACGATGAAATACAACAATTCCTTCTAAAACACCTGGAGCCGGGTCTGGACTGGTGGCTCGGACTGGCACCGGCAGCTCCAAACCTCACGCTTGACACCACTGCCACTGACG GTTCCCTTGCTTGGCTGGATGGCTCAGATATCAGTTACAGCAACTGGGTGAACCCTCCAGACACAGAAGCAGCCTGTGGACATATATTAAAACATTCAGGTTTTCAGTGGGAAGCCACAGCGAACTGCAGCCAGGAACTCAACTTCATCTGCCAGTTTG AATCGGAGCGATCCTTGGCGTGTAACGACCACAACGCAACACTGCAGTGTGGTTCTGGCCAAGTCATCGAGATAGATGACAGCTTCTATGGTCGAAAGACAATTCACTACTGTCGCTCTGAACTCACAACCTCACCTGCATCCTCCCAGGAGGAGTGCAGCTGGATAGATGTGACGGAGTCCATTACGG CCCGTTGCCATGGACAACAGTCTTGCCAGGCTTCAGTCAACTTGAGCTCTCTTGGTCAGCCCTGTCCTATGTTGGGAAGCTATCTGTCAATAGAATACCACTGCAAAAATG gcctcCAACTTTTATTGACAAAGTTGGCAGCCGTCTTTGACAATGTCACCATCACGGTCAGGTGGCTTCTTCAGCCTTTTGAGGGAAACCTTACGTGCACACTGAATGCTGGGGACGGCCATACCATCGATCCATACAGTCCAGTAAA GATGGAGAGCACTATGATGCACAAATTCAGTCATCCCGGTGTTTTTACAGTCAGTGTGGAGTGCACCACAAGTGACTGGCGTGTAACAGCAGAGAAAACTATAACCGTCCAGGAACCTGTCAGACAGTTCGGTGTCATTAGGTGCTATAGCAGAAACATGTCAACAGATGGCAATAAATGCAACGTGTTCCATGACGGACCTGTGCACGTCCAGGTTCAGGTTGAACAAG gaacaaatATTTCTTATGGAATTCTCCTTGATGACCAGTTGCTTGCAAACTCATCTGTGGACAGAGGGACCACACCCTACAACATCACGCTGAGCGTAAATGTGATGGAGAAGCTTGGACTCGGCTGCCACAATCTAACCTTAACTGCCTCTAATAAGATCACAGGTCAACCGGTGTCCTCAGGTCTGgagctgtgtgtgcaggagccGGTCAAAGGCCTGCAAGCCTCCATCGTAACAGATGGAGATGATTGTCCGGATTCGACGGATCTCGTTATTAGTGTTTCACTGGAGAAAGGAGCCCCCGTGGAGCTGCTGTTCAGTTTGACAGGAGCCACGGACGCTTTGTCTGAACCCAGGGACATGTTTAACAGCAGCTCAAAAATATATACATTCTCCAGTCCGCTTGAAG GGTTGTCGAAGGTGAATGTACGAGCCATGAATGCCTTGTCTGCCTTTGACGTGGACGTGGACTTGAGCAAGATACTGCACGCTTGCCAGAATTATTCAGACCATTCACTTGATGAATCTGGAAACAGTACA ATCGGAAATATGAGCATCAACAACGTGAAAATCATCGCTGCTCCAGATACTTTGATGGACAACAGTCAAAGTGTGAGTCTAAATGTAACTGGACCTGACTTATCACCTGAAAACGGACTCACTTTTGAGTGGAAATGTC GAGGAAACTGCAAATGCGGACACAAAACGAAGGGTGACACTCACACTATTGAGAAAGACTGTCTCCCAGATCCCTTTGATATGATCAAGTACGTTGTGGCTGTTAGGAGAGCAACCTGGTTTAGAAAGCCGCTTAAACTTGGCTCGGCTTCAAAGTGCATCAGTGTGGTTCCAAAAAAATTTACAGACGTCACCATCAG TTGTGAGGACTGTGCTTCGATCAGCGTGAACGACCATGTGAAGCTAAGGCTGAACTGTGTTTCAACGTGTCCAGATGTAGTTTGGTCTATTGAAGATCTCAAACCG GATGGATTACAAAAATGCCACTTAAAAGCAGGAAGAAAGCCACTTGTTGACAAGCAGGAAGGCAACACTGAATATGTCGTCCGCAGTCAACAGCTGAAACTTTCAAAAGAGACGTTCCGCAACATCTCTGTGGTTGTTTATG gaaaaacagagcCAGGTTTTGCCAACTACACTTTACCGATACCTGATGCCGAGCCAACAAAACCATCTGCAACCGGCGCGCCAGCAGATCCCAGCCCGCCGTCATGTAGcatctctccatcctcaggAACAGTCCTCGACGCGTTCGACATCACCTGCAGCGTGAGCGCTTTCTGCTCCACTGGCTGCTCGTACTGTTTcaaaacagacacag gtAATCATCTGCGCTGCAGTAGTGCAGCTGAGGTGAGATCTGTGTACCTGCCTCTCGGAGATATGAACAACAACTACAGTCTGACTGTCGTGGTGACTGTGAAAAATGAACGCGGGACAACCACCTCAACTGTCCCCACTCAG gtgtggaaaagcagcagctcGGTGGAGGCTCTCCAGACTACACTGGAAGACACAGTGAGTCAGTTAGAGCAGCAGGGTCTGCTCACCGGTGAGGCTCTCGGACAGATCTTCACCTCGGTTTCTGATATGCTAAACACTGAGGCGAACCAGGATCAGCTGGACGCAAGGATGGAG CTCAGAGAACAAATGCTGACCAAAATTAGCACAGTTCTGCTGGACTCACCCAGCAACACAACCAACCAAGTGGAAGTAACAGCCAGAGCTGTTGCAGGACTCACTCAGCGCCCGGATGAGCTCAGTCTAGCTGCACAG GAGGAAGCTGGTTCCCTGTTGGTAGacctcagctctgctctcaACACTCTCACCATTAATCAGGATGATGGTGGAGAAGTTGTCCATGCAGCTACACCGATAGTCGAGGCAGCCAGTAATATTTTGAATGTCTCCTCAAGC AAAAAAGTCTCTGATTTTCTCCTCACCGGGATAGACAATGTCCAAAGTGCCCTGTTGATTAATAAGGAATTGAACGGAGAACCGGCCATCATTGATTCTGGTCAGATCAGTGTTTACGTAAACAG GCTATCACCTGAAAACATGCAGATGCAGACTATAAATGTCCAGAAAAACACCTCCTCAAAGTTCTCTTTCCCTCCACTGCCGACTCATATTGTCTCTCCAGAAGAGCCAGTGGATGTcaga ATGATGAGTTTTGAGACAAATCCTTATTCTTGGAAAGAGGGAAACATCACAGGGACTGTCGGATCCGTCTCTCTCACCCGAATGAATGGCACAACCATCCCAGTCCGCAACTTACCCGAGGAGATTGAG ATTCTGCTGCCAAGGCTCGATATTGGGAGGGAGAACAATACTGTCCTGGACCTTGCCAATTTCAGCACAGTAATAATTGAGGTTCCCTCACCGGATGTAACACTGGTGCTGAAAttggagccatctgatgaaatTTCCTTTATGCTGTTCCTGGGATATAAAGATTATCCATCTGATGAGAATTATGTGGCAAAGACCCGTATTCCTCTCAAGAATTCCACTGCAG AGGAAAAGTACACTTGGGTCCTGAGTCCCAATGACAGAACAGAGGATGTCGGACTGCACTACCTTGTTGTGAAGCCCATTGTGGAGCCAGGCACCAAATCCGTCAATGCCACCGTCACCGTCATTTCCATCGCGGCGCAGTGTAAATACTGGAACGAAACCCAGTCTTCGTGGAGTGAAGATGGCTGCAGG gttGGACCTCTTACCACACCTTTAGTCACCCAGTGCCTCTGTAACCACCTAACTGTCTTTGGCAGCTCTTTCTTTGTCATGCCTAACTTAGTAGATGTTTCACGCACAGCAGAACTTTTTGCCACGTTCACCAACAATCCAGTTGTGGTGTGTTTTGTGGGGGCCATCTTTGCCATTTACCTCCTCGTGGTTGTGTGGGCACGAAGGAAAGACATCCAGGATTCAGCTAAG GTGAAGATAACACTTCTGGAGGATAACGACCCTTTGGCTGAGTATCGTTATTTGCTGGTTTTTAACACAGGCCATCGACGTGGTGCAGCCACTTCCTCTCAG GTCACAATAACTCTTCTGGGCTCAGAAGGAGAAAGTGAGCCGCACCACCTCACAGACCCTGAAAAGCCAGTGTTTGAGAGAGGTGGGGTGGACATGTTTGTGTTGACCACACACTTTTCCCTcggagagctgcagagcatcaggCTATGGCATGACAACTCTGGAGAACACCCTGCATG GTATGTCAACAAAGTAATAGTGCAGGATCTGGAAAGTGATCGGAAATGGCACTTCCTCTGCAACTCCTGGCTGGCTGTAGATGTTGGAGAGTGCAGTCTTGACAAAGTCTTCCCTGTTGCCACAGAGACAGATTTGAAAAGGTTCAG TAACTTATTCTTCATGAAGACAGCCAAGGATTTCCAAGATGGCCACATATGGTTTTCAGTCATCAACCGCCCTCCTTGCAGCACCTTTACTCGGGTGCAGCGCGTGTCTTGCTGTTtttccctgctgctctgcaccatGTTGACCAGCATCATGTTCTGGGGCATCCCCACTGACCCCTCTGAGCAAACCATGGACCTTG GTCATATTGAGTTCACCTGGCAGCAGGTCATGATCGGAGTTCAAAGCTCCATCATCATGTTCCCCATCAATCTGCTCATTGTGAGTATCTTCAGAAACACTCGTCCCCGGGAAAAGGCTACCAAAGCAGACGCATCCAATCAGGGAAAGAAAGGTCGAGTTTCCCCGTCAAAGCCCTCCTCCCCAAAGAAAGAGTCAAAAGACATCACACCGGACACCGTGATGAAA GACATTAAGAGAATTGCACAGTCACTGTTAAAGGCAATGAAGAGCCCAGTGCCTGACATGGAGCTCCGACCTGGTCAGCAGGTGGACATCAACactctgctgtctctgctggaGGACATTATCAGACTGCAAAACTGGGCAGCTGGAGATTTCTACACAGATGAGATCAAGAAGGATCACTCCAAGACCCTCAGTTTGCACTCAGTCAATCTACAAG ATAATAGCCTCTATGGTAGTCCCGAGAAGACCTCGGAAGAAAATCCAAAGAGGAGCGGCAACAGTCGATACCTTTACAGGCAGCTACATCGTGTCGAGAAGGAACTGGGTTTGCTGGGGCCTTCTGGTTTTCCATACCCGGACAGGTACAACAGAGCCGTGCAGCAAGTCCAGGGAATTAAAGGTCTGTTGGAATATGATCTGCCCTCATCCAGCCTGGAAACAGCAAAGCTCAACGGCAGTGTCAGTCTAGAAGAGAGCGGAGACTCATCCAAGAAATGCTGTCAAAGAGGGCTGCCCTggtggtttgtgtttgttggctGGACATTGGTCATCGCGACCAGCGGCGTGTCCGGGTATTTCACCATGATGTACGGACTGACCTACGGAAAAGACCGTTCTATCAGCTGGCTCATCTCCATGCTGGTTTCCTTCTTTGAGAGTCTGTTTATAACTCAACCTCTGAAG GTTCTTGGTTTTGCTGCATTCTTTGCACTCGTTCTGAAGAAAGTTGACCAGGAGGAATTTGGAGAACCACAGATAAATGAGAGCCTGCGATACGCAG ATCCTGACATGATGTGCGCAGTGAGAAGAGACAGCACGTGCAGCTTTTATCAGCCGCCGCCCCCCACTGACATCGAGAGGATGAGAAACAACATGATTAAAGAGCAGAAAGTGTTTGCTCTCATACGGGAAATCCTCG CATACGCAGGCTTTATGTGGATGTTGCTTCTGGTGGCATATGGTCAGAGGGACCCCAACGCTTTCTTTTTGACCCAGCACATCGACA GCTTCAGCAAAGACATCTCGGACAGCATGAGCATTCAGGATGTGTTCAACTGGGCCAACGCAACCCTGCTGAGCAACCTGTTTGGGGAATACCATG GATTCATCACGGATGGAAATTCAAAGTTGGTGGGTAACGCGCGCCTTCGACAGGTGAGGGTGAACAAAGACTCCTGTCACACGGCTTCTTCAATGCAGCAGCCTGGGAGGGACTGTCATGCTCAGTACTCCTGGGATCTGGAGAACATGGGCTCTTACGGCCCGGGCTGGAGCTCAGTTGTGGTTGACAACACCTCTCAGAACCTTGACAGCCCATGGGTGTACCAGTCTCAGGGTAGACTGAGGGCCTACCCAATCTGGGGCAACATGATGCTCTACAGAGGAGGGGGGTTTGTGGTGGATCTGGGGCCAGATTCACAAAACTCCAGCAG AGTTCTTCGGTACCTCTATGACAACACGTGGATGGATGTGTACACCCAAGCCGTCTTTGTGGAATTCACTGTGTACAATGCCAACGTCAACCTTTTCTGCATTGTGACACTCATGTTTGAGACCACAGCCACCG GAGCTTTCCAGTTCCGCACTGAGCTGCAGAATGTGCGTCTGTACCAGTCGACCGGTGGCCTTCACATCTTTGTCATGGCCTCTGAAGCCATCtacttcctcttcatcttctatTACATGGTGGTCCAG GGGAAGCTGATGAGGCAGCAAAGATGGGCTTATTTCAGAAGTAAGTGGAACCTGCTAGAGCTGGCCATCATCATTCTCAGCTGGAGTGCACTTTCTGTCTTCATCAAGAGAACTTTACTGGGAAAGCGGGACATTGAATACTACCAGAGCAACAAAGATCA ATATGCCAGTTTCCATGAGACAGCCAAGGCAGATGCAGTGCTGGGGTATCTGATAGCCTTCCTGGTGTTGTTGGCTACAATCAAGTTTTGGCACCTGCTGAGACTGAATCCAAAGCTGCACATGATCACAGCCACACTGCAGCGAGCCTGGGCTGACATTTCAGGCTTCCTAGTGGTCATGGCCATCATGTTTCTGGCCTACTCCATAGCT TCTAATCTGATGTATGGCTGGAAGCTGTACTCCTATCGGACTCTGTTGGACTCCGCACAGACCATGATCAGCCTGCAGCTTGGCATTTTCAACTACGAAGAG GTTCTTGACTACAATCCGGTACTTGGTGCATTCCTCATTGGCTCCTGCATCGTGTTTATGACCTTTGTGGTGCTCAACCTCTTCATCTCTGTTGTGCTAGTGGCATTCAGTCAAGAGCAAATATATCACAAG CCGTCAGAGGATGAGGAAATTGTGGACCTGATGCTGATGAAACTTGGCAGTCTGTTTGGTCTCAAATGTAAGAAACAAGGTGAAGAAGACCAAACAAGGAATGCCACCTCTTCTAATAATGAGCCTTCAACTATTTCTCCTGGAAACAGTTTTTCTCCCTGA